Proteins encoded within one genomic window of Micromonospora halotolerans:
- a CDS encoding lysophospholipid acyltransferase family protein → MADRPGDHWDRKVAKGLAFLRRRLAGDYEVDEFGFDPDLTDTVFHPLVRLLYRDWFRTEVGGVEHVPAEGAGLVVGNHSGTVALDALVLATALHDRHPARRYLRLLGADLVFRMPVVSEIARKTGGTVACNPDAERLLGNGELVGVFPEGFKGVGKLYSDRYKLQRFGRGGFVSAALRTGTPIVPVAIVGGEEIYPMLADIKPLARLLKLPYFPVTPTFPWLGPLGMVPLPSKWLIEFCPPIPTAHLRDSADDPLVVFNLADQVRETIQQTLHRLLERRPDPFGP, encoded by the coding sequence GTGGCGGACCGGCCGGGGGACCACTGGGACCGGAAGGTCGCCAAGGGGCTGGCGTTCCTGCGGCGGCGGCTGGCCGGCGACTACGAAGTGGACGAGTTCGGCTTCGACCCCGACCTGACCGACACCGTCTTCCATCCGCTGGTGCGGCTGCTCTACCGCGACTGGTTCCGCACCGAGGTCGGCGGCGTCGAGCACGTGCCCGCCGAGGGGGCCGGCCTGGTGGTCGGCAACCACTCCGGCACGGTGGCGCTGGACGCGCTGGTGCTCGCCACCGCGCTGCACGACCGGCACCCGGCACGCCGCTACCTGCGGCTGCTCGGCGCCGACCTGGTCTTCCGGATGCCGGTGGTCTCCGAGATCGCCCGCAAGACCGGCGGCACGGTGGCCTGCAACCCCGACGCGGAACGGCTGCTCGGCAACGGCGAGCTGGTCGGCGTCTTTCCCGAGGGCTTCAAGGGGGTCGGCAAGCTCTACTCCGACCGCTACAAGCTCCAGCGCTTCGGCCGGGGCGGGTTCGTCTCGGCGGCGCTGCGCACCGGCACGCCGATCGTGCCGGTGGCGATCGTCGGCGGCGAGGAGATCTATCCGATGCTCGCCGACATCAAGCCGCTGGCCCGGCTGCTCAAGCTGCCCTACTTCCCGGTCACGCCGACCTTCCCCTGGCTGGGGCCGCTGGGCATGGTGCCGCTGCCGAGCAAGTGGTTGATCGAGTTCTGCCCGCCGATCCCGACCGCGCACCTGCGCGACTCGGCCGACGACCCACTGGTCGTGTTCAACCTCGCCGACCAGGTGCGGGAGACCATCCAGCAGACCCTGCACCGGCTGCTCGAACGCCGCCCGGACCCGTTCGGCCCCTGA
- a CDS encoding HAD family hydrolase: MTRSRKVTVSTDVHGHTAGWAETPEAPPVTAIPDPTAAAFFDVDNTMMQGASIYWFARGLAARNYFTTGDLARFAWQQAKFRLLATEHAGDMSQAKEAALAFIQGWRVDDVERLAEEIFDELMAPRIWAGTRKLAQRHLDAGERVWLVSAAPVEIGRVIATRLGLTGAIGTVAEVVDGAYTGRLAGELMHGPAKAEAVTQLAAVEGLELDRCAAYSDSANDLPMLSTVGRPVAVNPDPALLRRARERGWDVRDFRTGRRAVKIAVPSTAAAGLLAGAVTAGLALHRRRQRVD; the protein is encoded by the coding sequence GTGACCCGGAGCCGGAAGGTGACGGTCAGCACCGACGTCCACGGGCACACCGCCGGCTGGGCGGAGACTCCCGAGGCGCCCCCGGTCACCGCCATCCCCGACCCGACGGCCGCCGCCTTCTTCGACGTGGACAACACGATGATGCAGGGCGCGTCGATCTACTGGTTCGCCCGCGGGCTGGCCGCCCGGAACTACTTCACCACCGGTGACCTGGCCCGGTTCGCCTGGCAGCAGGCGAAGTTCCGGCTGCTCGCCACCGAGCACGCCGGCGACATGTCGCAGGCCAAGGAGGCGGCGCTCGCCTTCATCCAGGGCTGGCGGGTGGACGACGTGGAACGCCTCGCCGAGGAGATCTTCGACGAGCTGATGGCCCCGCGCATCTGGGCCGGCACCCGCAAGCTGGCCCAGCGCCACCTCGACGCGGGCGAGCGGGTCTGGCTGGTCAGCGCCGCCCCGGTGGAGATCGGCCGGGTCATCGCCACCCGACTCGGCCTGACCGGGGCGATCGGCACGGTGGCCGAGGTCGTCGACGGGGCCTACACCGGCCGGCTGGCCGGTGAGCTGATGCACGGGCCCGCCAAGGCCGAGGCAGTCACCCAGCTCGCCGCGGTGGAGGGGCTGGAGCTGGACCGTTGCGCGGCCTACAGCGACTCCGCCAACGACCTGCCGATGCTCTCCACGGTGGGGCGCCCGGTGGCGGTCAACCCGGATCCGGCGCTGCTCCGGCGGGCCCGTGAGCGGGGCTGGGACGTCCGTGACTTCCGCACCGGGCGGCGGGCCGTGAAGATCGCCGTGCCGTCCACGGCCGCCGCGGGGCTGCTGGCCGGCGCGGTCACCGCCGGGCTGGCCCTGCACCGCCGCCGCCAGCGCGTCGACTGA
- a CDS encoding DUF5667 domain-containing protein translates to MDSDLFSRRRAERFAQLLDEANGGRRHHVRSRADDELTALVAVSRRLTADRPDVEVDAEFRTGLRAMLVATVEREGVGAPAKTGTASGVRGSLLPAMTGRRARARGAILVGVAAGAIALSGISAASENALPGDALYGMKRSTERAQLALASSDISRGQLFLDFARTRLDEAATVRDDRLGFSAVLDDMDADTRQGVRLLTTVAAQRSDPAALDAVDTFLGGQRRAVSGLLDRPDHTDQDRTRRSLALLDAAGQRADALREAIACGLPAPAASDALGPAPTTCPGDR, encoded by the coding sequence GTGGACAGCGACCTCTTCTCCCGTCGGCGTGCCGAGCGCTTCGCGCAACTCCTCGACGAGGCCAACGGCGGCCGACGGCACCACGTCCGTTCCCGCGCCGACGACGAACTCACCGCGCTCGTCGCGGTGAGCCGGCGACTCACCGCCGACCGGCCCGACGTCGAGGTGGACGCCGAGTTCCGCACCGGGCTGCGGGCGATGCTCGTGGCCACCGTCGAACGCGAGGGCGTCGGTGCCCCGGCGAAGACCGGCACCGCCAGCGGCGTCCGCGGTTCGCTGCTGCCGGCCATGACGGGGCGACGGGCCCGGGCCCGGGGCGCGATCCTGGTCGGCGTGGCCGCCGGCGCGATCGCCCTCTCCGGCATCTCCGCCGCCAGCGAGAACGCGCTGCCCGGTGACGCCCTCTACGGCATGAAGCGCTCGACCGAGCGTGCCCAGCTCGCCCTGGCCAGCTCCGACATCAGCCGCGGGCAGCTCTTCCTCGACTTCGCCCGCACCCGGCTCGACGAGGCCGCCACGGTCCGCGACGACCGGCTGGGCTTCAGCGCCGTGCTCGACGACATGGACGCCGACACCCGGCAGGGCGTACGCCTGCTGACCACGGTGGCCGCGCAGCGCTCCGACCCGGCGGCGCTGGACGCCGTCGACACGTTCCTCGGCGGCCAGCGCCGGGCGGTCAGCGGGCTGCTCGACCGGCCGGACCACACCGACCAGGACCGCACCCGCCGCTCGCTCGCCCTGCTCGACGCGGCCGGCCAGCGCGCCGACGCCCTCCGCGAGGCGATCGCCTGCGGGCTGCCGGCCCCGGCGGCCAGCGACGCGCTCGGGCCCGCCCCGACCACCTGCCCCGGCGACCGCTGA
- a CDS encoding ECF subfamily RNA polymerase sigma factor, BldN family: MTTFGYADRPAGVTGPTQRTPVNERLEPAPRVAADGTRGLAVRGEGRRVRNRTHHNEAPARPAVPGGNAMPAAGRLGAPSRPTMPAQGRRGEAAANSEPSAAETAVLPAVAAGDTAVLPAVPAATAPATGFPSRPDPSDPATEVWALVERAQAGEAEAFGLIYDRYVDTVFRFVYFRVGNRQLAEDLTSDTFLRALKRIGSFTWQGRDLGAWLVTIARNLVADHFKSGRYRLEVTTGDVLDADREDRGPEGSPEAAVVEHITNVALLTAVKQLNPEQQECIVLRFLQGFSVAETARAMGKNEGAIKALQYRAVRALARLLPDGFQP, translated from the coding sequence GTGACCACCTTCGGTTACGCGGACCGACCGGCCGGGGTGACCGGCCCGACCCAGCGAACACCCGTGAACGAACGCCTGGAGCCCGCTCCACGCGTCGCCGCCGACGGGACCCGCGGTCTCGCCGTCCGCGGCGAGGGACGGCGCGTCCGCAACCGCACGCACCACAACGAGGCGCCGGCGCGCCCGGCGGTGCCCGGCGGCAACGCGATGCCGGCCGCCGGCCGGCTCGGCGCCCCGTCCCGGCCGACCATGCCGGCCCAGGGCCGGCGCGGCGAGGCCGCCGCGAACAGCGAGCCCTCGGCCGCCGAGACCGCCGTGCTGCCCGCGGTGGCCGCCGGCGACACGGCCGTGCTGCCGGCCGTCCCGGCCGCCACCGCCCCCGCCACCGGCTTTCCGAGCCGCCCCGACCCCTCCGACCCGGCCACCGAGGTCTGGGCGCTGGTCGAGCGGGCGCAGGCCGGCGAGGCCGAGGCGTTCGGCCTCATCTACGACCGGTACGTCGACACCGTGTTCCGGTTCGTCTACTTCCGGGTCGGCAACCGGCAGCTCGCCGAGGACCTCACCTCGGACACGTTCCTGCGGGCGCTCAAGCGGATCGGCAGCTTCACCTGGCAGGGCCGCGACCTGGGCGCCTGGCTGGTCACCATCGCCCGCAACCTGGTCGCCGACCACTTCAAGTCCGGCCGCTACCGGCTGGAGGTGACCACCGGCGACGTGCTCGACGCCGACCGGGAGGACCGGGGGCCCGAGGGCAGCCCGGAGGCCGCGGTGGTCGAGCACATCACCAACGTCGCCCTGCTCACGGCCGTGAAGCAGCTCAACCCGGAGCAGCAGGAGTGCATCGTGCTCCGCTTCCTCCAGGGCTTCTCCGTGGCCGAGACGGCCCGGGCCATGGGCAAGAACGAGGGCGCCATCAAGGCGCTGCAGTACCGGGCGGTCCGGGCCCTGGCCCGGCTGCTGCCCGACGGCTTCCAGCCCTGA
- a CDS encoding AMP-binding protein, whose product MQDAVDSSAPNLADRLRRAAAAHGDRPALRWRDRTLTWSALDTSVTATARALAAAAPPSAPDGRPARVAIAFGNTPDFVVTYLAVLRAGLVAVPVNPGFTARELRHVLTDSGAAVLVAATEVADRVAADDLPALTAVHTTPPVSDGDGAAAFPARGGDDLAVLLYTSGTEGRPKGAMLSHRALAANHDQVDRIDPPVVGPDDAVLLALPLFHAYGLNSGLGAVVHHGATGVLVDEPGPTGALDEIARHRVSVLVGVPSMFLAWADAAGDRPAALDSVRVAVCGAAPLPPAVGARFTEVTGHPVHVGYGLTETAPVLTSTLVGGEPKPGSIGRPLPGVELRLVGADGAELWRDGVPAVEEDADELDLSDDPTGTDPGQIVVRGANLFDGYWPDGRGGPDRDGWWPTGDVAYADGDGDLFLVDRLGELILVNGFNVYPHEVEQVLQAHPGVAESAVLGVPHPRTGETVGAYVVRAAGSAVTAEELLGHCARNLARFKCPTAIEFVDDLPHSVIGKVRKTELRPAAHRVPAPAPPTQIRTEVSDVQ is encoded by the coding sequence GTGCAGGACGCAGTCGACAGCTCCGCGCCGAACCTCGCCGACCGGCTCCGCCGGGCGGCCGCCGCCCACGGTGACCGTCCCGCGCTGCGCTGGCGCGACCGGACGCTGACCTGGTCGGCCCTGGACACCTCGGTCACCGCGACCGCCCGCGCGCTGGCCGCCGCGGCGCCGCCGTCCGCTCCGGACGGCCGACCGGCCCGGGTGGCGATCGCCTTCGGCAACACCCCGGACTTCGTCGTCACCTACCTGGCCGTGCTCCGGGCCGGGCTGGTGGCGGTGCCGGTCAACCCGGGCTTCACCGCCCGGGAGCTGCGGCACGTGCTCACCGACTCCGGGGCCGCCGTGCTGGTCGCCGCCACGGAGGTGGCCGACCGGGTGGCCGCCGACGACCTGCCCGCGCTCACCGCCGTGCACACCACCCCACCGGTCAGCGACGGTGACGGGGCCGCCGCGTTCCCGGCCCGGGGCGGGGACGACCTCGCCGTCCTGCTCTACACCTCCGGCACCGAGGGCCGGCCCAAGGGCGCCATGCTGTCGCACCGGGCCCTGGCCGCCAACCACGACCAGGTCGACCGGATCGACCCGCCGGTGGTCGGCCCCGACGACGCCGTGCTGCTCGCCCTGCCGCTCTTCCACGCGTACGGGTTGAACTCGGGGCTGGGGGCCGTCGTGCACCACGGCGCGACCGGGGTGCTGGTCGACGAGCCCGGCCCGACCGGGGCGCTCGACGAGATCGCCCGGCACCGGGTCAGCGTGCTGGTGGGCGTACCGTCGATGTTCCTGGCCTGGGCCGACGCGGCGGGCGACCGGCCCGCGGCGCTGGATTCGGTGCGGGTCGCCGTGTGCGGCGCGGCGCCGCTGCCGCCGGCCGTCGGGGCGCGCTTCACCGAGGTGACCGGGCACCCGGTGCACGTCGGGTACGGGCTCACCGAGACCGCCCCGGTGCTCACCTCCACCCTGGTCGGCGGCGAGCCGAAGCCGGGTTCCATCGGCCGTCCGCTGCCCGGCGTCGAGCTGCGCCTGGTCGGGGCCGACGGCGCCGAGCTGTGGCGCGACGGGGTGCCCGCGGTCGAGGAGGACGCCGACGAGCTGGACCTTTCCGACGACCCGACCGGCACCGACCCGGGGCAGATCGTGGTGCGCGGCGCCAACCTGTTCGACGGTTACTGGCCGGACGGGCGGGGCGGCCCGGACCGCGACGGCTGGTGGCCCACGGGCGACGTCGCGTACGCCGACGGCGACGGCGACCTGTTCCTGGTCGACCGGCTCGGTGAGCTGATCCTCGTGAACGGCTTCAACGTCTACCCGCACGAGGTGGAACAGGTGCTCCAGGCGCATCCCGGGGTGGCCGAGTCGGCCGTCCTGGGGGTGCCGCACCCGCGGACCGGCGAGACTGTCGGGGCGTACGTGGTGCGGGCGGCCGGCTCGGCGGTGACGGCGGAGGAGCTGCTCGGGCACTGCGCGCGTAACCTGGCCCGGTTCAAGTGCCCGACCGCCATCGAGTTCGTCGACGACCTGCCCCACTCGGTGATCGGCAAGGTACGCAAGACCGAGCTCCGCCCGGCGGCGCACCGGGTGCCCGCGCCCGCGCCGCCGACCCAGATCCGCACGGAGGTTTCCGATGTCCAGTGA
- a CDS encoding glutaredoxin family protein: MSSDARLTLITRPGCHLCEDAKAALDRVVAVTGDRWIEKDVTGDLELERDYGDRLPVVLLDGKEHGYWRVEEERLLRDLTTPQL; this comes from the coding sequence ATGTCCAGTGACGCCCGGCTCACCCTCATCACGCGGCCCGGCTGCCACCTCTGCGAGGACGCGAAGGCGGCGCTCGACCGGGTGGTGGCGGTCACCGGGGACCGCTGGATCGAGAAGGACGTGACGGGCGACCTCGAACTGGAGCGCGACTACGGCGACCGGCTGCCGGTGGTGCTGCTCGACGGCAAGGAGCACGGCTACTGGCGGGTGGAGGAGGAGCGGCTGCTGCGGGACCTGACCACCCCGCAGCTCTGA
- a CDS encoding HAD family hydrolase: MTAARRHLVWDWNGTLLDDLDLVVRATNVAFASAGGPAVTAEEHRVRFRRPIADYYAEMLGQAIDDEAFVRLDRIFHEAYRTGLTSCALAADATAAIAAWPGSQSLLSMWFHDELVPTVHTYGLTPHFARVDGLRAAVGGGPKAEWLEKHLAELGLDGRHVVLIGDSLDDADAALSVGARCVLYTGGLSDPARLRTSGHPVADTLTEAVTLAQAC; the protein is encoded by the coding sequence ATGACCGCTGCGCGCCGCCACCTGGTGTGGGACTGGAACGGAACCCTCCTCGACGACCTCGACCTGGTGGTACGGGCCACCAACGTCGCCTTCGCCAGCGCCGGCGGCCCGGCGGTCACCGCCGAGGAGCACCGGGTACGGTTCCGCCGCCCGATCGCCGACTACTACGCCGAGATGCTCGGCCAGGCCATCGACGACGAGGCGTTCGTCCGGCTCGACCGGATCTTCCACGAGGCGTACCGGACCGGGTTGACGAGCTGCGCGCTGGCCGCCGACGCCACCGCCGCGATCGCCGCCTGGCCGGGCAGCCAGTCGCTGCTGTCCATGTGGTTCCACGACGAGCTGGTCCCCACCGTGCACACGTACGGGCTGACCCCGCACTTCGCCCGGGTGGACGGGCTGCGCGCCGCGGTCGGCGGCGGCCCGAAGGCGGAATGGCTGGAGAAGCACCTCGCCGAGCTGGGCCTCGACGGCCGGCACGTGGTGCTCATCGGCGACTCGCTCGACGACGCCGACGCCGCGCTCTCCGTCGGCGCGCGCTGCGTCCTCTACACGGGCGGCCTCTCCGACCCGGCCCGCCTGCGCACCTCCGGGCACCCGGTGGCGGACACCCTCACCGAGGCGGTCACCCTCGCCCAGGCGTGCTGA
- a CDS encoding response regulator yields the protein MRVVIADDAVLLREGLVRLLTESGHEVVAAVGDGDALVEAVVAHRPDVSVVDVRMPPSHTDEGLRAAVEARRRVPRTPVLVLSQYVEVSYADDLLATTGGGAGGGGIGYLLKDRVAAIDEFLDALARVAAGGTVLDPEVISQLLVRRRRNDPLAELTPREREVLALMAEGRSNTAIARALVVSDGAVEKHVRNIFTKLDLPPDATNHHRRVLAVLTHLRA from the coding sequence ATGCGGGTGGTGATCGCGGACGACGCCGTACTGCTCCGGGAGGGGCTGGTCCGGCTGCTGACCGAGTCGGGACATGAGGTGGTGGCCGCCGTCGGTGACGGGGACGCCCTGGTCGAGGCCGTGGTGGCGCACCGGCCGGACGTCTCGGTGGTGGATGTGCGGATGCCGCCGTCGCACACCGACGAGGGGCTGCGGGCGGCCGTGGAGGCGCGCCGGCGGGTGCCGCGTACGCCGGTCCTGGTGCTCTCCCAGTACGTGGAGGTGTCGTACGCCGACGACCTGCTCGCCACGACCGGCGGCGGGGCCGGCGGTGGCGGGATCGGCTACCTGCTCAAGGACCGGGTGGCCGCGATCGACGAGTTCCTGGACGCGCTGGCCCGGGTGGCCGCCGGCGGCACCGTGCTGGACCCGGAGGTGATCAGCCAGCTCCTGGTCCGGCGCCGCCGCAACGACCCGCTGGCCGAGCTGACCCCCCGGGAACGCGAGGTGCTCGCCCTGATGGCCGAGGGCCGCTCGAACACCGCCATCGCCCGCGCCCTGGTGGTCAGCGACGGCGCCGTGGAGAAACACGTCCGCAACATCTTCACCAAGCTGGACCTTCCCCCGGACGCCACCAACCACCACCGCCGGGTCCTCGCGGTCCTCACCCACCTGCGGGCCTGA
- a CDS encoding sensor histidine kinase, with amino-acid sequence MTAVPLATAPTPTTPVRGLLRQLARDSGYVLFSLPLALVGFVLAVAGIALTAGLLVTTLGLPVLAGTLYVARGLADLERLRLPAVLRQPRVRPVYLAPERGAGFWRRVLTPMRDPQSWLDLLHALIRLLVTLPTFVVVLVWWALAITGTLYGAYDWAIPRGPGDQDLSQLLGMGDGAGARIALNTAIGLFALLTLPLVARACARIQAALAYSLLTGVAEMRQRITTLEEQKRAAASAEASALRRLERDIHDGPQQRLVRLAMDLSRARQQLAADPEAARRTLDEAVTQTRDTLDELRALSRGIAPPILVDRGLPSALAALAARALVPTELIVDDELGTADGRLDPALESTAYFVVAEALTNVAKHSGADACRVEVTRKVGRLEITVADDGIGGAHLAKGHGLSGIADRVRAAGGTLEVASPTGGPTRIHAELPR; translated from the coding sequence ATGACCGCCGTACCGCTGGCCACCGCGCCCACCCCCACCACACCCGTCCGGGGCCTCCTCCGCCAACTCGCGCGCGACTCCGGCTACGTGCTCTTCAGCCTCCCGCTGGCGCTGGTCGGCTTCGTGCTCGCCGTGGCGGGGATCGCGCTCACCGCCGGGCTGCTGGTGACCACGCTCGGCCTGCCGGTCCTCGCCGGCACGCTGTACGTGGCCCGGGGGCTGGCCGACCTGGAGCGGCTGCGCCTGCCGGCCGTGCTGCGCCAGCCCCGGGTCCGCCCGGTCTACCTGGCGCCCGAGCGGGGCGCGGGCTTCTGGCGGCGGGTCCTCACCCCGATGCGCGACCCGCAGTCCTGGCTCGACCTGCTGCACGCCCTCATCCGACTGCTGGTGACCCTGCCCACCTTCGTGGTGGTGCTGGTCTGGTGGGCGCTGGCGATCACCGGCACGCTCTACGGCGCGTACGACTGGGCCATCCCGAGGGGTCCCGGCGACCAGGACCTGAGCCAGCTCCTCGGGATGGGCGACGGGGCCGGGGCGCGGATCGCCCTGAACACCGCCATCGGGCTGTTCGCCCTGCTCACCCTGCCCCTGGTGGCCCGGGCCTGCGCCCGGATCCAGGCCGCCCTGGCCTACTCGCTGCTGACCGGGGTCGCCGAGATGCGGCAGCGGATCACCACGCTGGAGGAGCAGAAGCGGGCCGCCGCGTCCGCCGAGGCGTCCGCCCTGCGCCGGCTGGAGCGGGACATCCACGACGGCCCGCAGCAGCGCCTCGTCCGCCTCGCCATGGACCTCAGCCGGGCCCGCCAGCAGCTCGCCGCCGACCCGGAGGCCGCCCGGCGGACCCTCGACGAGGCGGTCACCCAGACCCGGGACACCCTCGACGAGCTGCGCGCCCTGTCCCGGGGCATCGCCCCGCCGATCCTGGTCGACCGGGGCCTGCCCAGCGCGCTGGCCGCGCTCGCCGCTCGCGCCCTGGTCCCCACCGAGCTGATCGTCGACGACGAGCTGGGCACCGCCGACGGGCGGCTCGACCCGGCGCTGGAGAGCACCGCCTACTTCGTGGTGGCCGAGGCGCTCACCAACGTCGCGAAGCACAGCGGGGCGGACGCCTGCCGGGTCGAGGTGACCCGGAAGGTCGGCCGGCTGGAGATCACCGTGGCCGACGACGGGATCGGCGGCGCCCACCTGGCCAAGGGGCACGGGCTGAGCGGCATCGCCGACCGGGTCCGGGCCGCCGGTGGGACGCTCGAGGTGGCCAGCCCGACCGGCGGGCCGACCCGGATCCACGCGGAACTCCCCCGGTGA
- a CDS encoding redox-sensing transcriptional repressor Rex — translation MSQHRHPGAPGRAGAVPALPDLPEATVARLPEYLRALHALADTGHETVSSEGLANAAGVNSAKLRKDLSHLGSYGTRGVGYDVTLLIDQIESVLGLTQCRSVALVGVGNLGHALAGYDGFASRGFRIAALFDADPSRVGEEINGLVVRHVDELARVAVEESISIGVIATPAPAAQAVADQLVAVGVTSILNFAPCVLSVPEGVDVRKVDLAIELQILSFHEHRKASLTALPGGLAATDTQEAIGT, via the coding sequence ATGAGTCAGCACCGTCACCCAGGCGCGCCCGGCCGCGCCGGTGCCGTACCGGCGCTCCCGGACCTCCCGGAGGCGACCGTCGCGCGGCTCCCGGAATACCTCCGCGCGCTGCACGCGCTCGCCGACACCGGCCACGAGACGGTTTCCAGCGAGGGGCTGGCCAACGCGGCCGGGGTCAACTCGGCGAAGCTCCGCAAGGACCTCTCCCACCTCGGCTCGTACGGCACCCGGGGCGTCGGCTACGACGTCACGCTGCTGATCGACCAGATCGAGTCGGTGCTCGGGCTCACCCAGTGCCGCTCGGTCGCGCTGGTCGGCGTGGGTAACCTCGGTCACGCCCTGGCCGGCTACGACGGCTTCGCCAGCCGCGGCTTCCGGATCGCCGCGCTCTTCGACGCCGACCCTTCCCGGGTCGGTGAGGAGATCAACGGGCTGGTCGTCCGGCACGTCGACGAGCTGGCCCGGGTCGCCGTCGAGGAGTCGATCTCGATCGGCGTGATCGCCACCCCCGCGCCGGCCGCGCAGGCGGTCGCCGATCAGCTCGTCGCGGTCGGCGTGACGAGCATCCTCAACTTCGCACCCTGCGTACTCTCGGTTCCGGAAGGGGTCGACGTGCGCAAGGTCGACCTCGCCATCGAGCTGCAGATCCTGTCCTTCCACGAACACCGCAAGGCGTCGCTGACCGCACTTCCCGGCGGGCTCGCGGCCACCGACACCCAGGAGGCGATCGGCACGTGA
- a CDS encoding glutamyl-tRNA reductase translates to MKLLVVGASYRTAPVATLEQLAVPPADLTRTLDRLVAQPYVAEAVLVSTCNRVEVYAAVTGFHGGLGDICAVLAEQAGAPPAALAAHLYVHYDAAAVDHVFRVASGLDSMVVGEAQILGQLRDAYHSATGADSAGRLLHELMQQALRVGKRAHAETNIDRAGQSVVTAALDLAAGLLDGDLTGRPAMVVGAGAMGSLSVATLSRLGAGPLTVTNRGAARAVRLAESYGATAVPMAELVDALTTVDIVVAATAATEPVLTRDVVTRALARRDAARGPLVLLDLAVPRDVEEGVAALPGVEVIDIDRMAGILADGPAAADAAEVARIVAGEVEGFLSWLRGADVAPTVAALRGRADDVVTAELRRLAQRRPDLTDDQRAEVARTVHRVVQRLLHQPTVRVRQLAAEPGGDQYAALLRELFDLQVPQTSPVDTVPDVVEAEIVMPADTTPPTGGAR, encoded by the coding sequence GTGAAACTGCTCGTCGTCGGCGCGTCCTACCGCACCGCACCGGTCGCCACGCTGGAGCAGCTGGCGGTCCCCCCCGCGGACCTCACCCGCACCCTGGACCGCCTCGTCGCCCAGCCGTACGTCGCCGAGGCCGTGCTCGTCTCCACCTGCAACCGCGTCGAGGTGTACGCGGCCGTCACCGGCTTCCACGGCGGCCTCGGCGACATCTGCGCGGTGCTGGCCGAGCAGGCCGGCGCGCCGCCGGCGGCGCTCGCCGCCCACCTCTACGTGCACTACGACGCCGCCGCCGTGGACCACGTGTTCCGGGTGGCCAGCGGGCTGGACTCGATGGTGGTCGGCGAGGCGCAGATCCTCGGCCAGCTCCGCGACGCCTACCACTCGGCCACCGGCGCCGACTCCGCCGGCCGGCTCCTGCACGAGCTCATGCAGCAGGCGCTGCGCGTGGGCAAGCGCGCGCACGCCGAGACCAACATCGACCGGGCCGGGCAGAGCGTGGTCACCGCCGCCCTCGACCTGGCGGCCGGCCTGCTCGACGGCGACCTGACCGGCCGGCCCGCCATGGTGGTCGGCGCCGGGGCGATGGGCTCGCTGAGCGTGGCCACCCTCTCCCGGCTGGGCGCCGGCCCGCTCACCGTCACCAACCGCGGCGCCGCGCGGGCCGTCCGGCTCGCCGAGTCCTACGGCGCGACCGCCGTGCCGATGGCCGAGCTGGTCGACGCGCTCACCACGGTGGACATCGTGGTGGCCGCCACCGCGGCCACCGAGCCGGTCCTCACCCGCGACGTGGTGACCCGGGCGCTGGCCCGCCGGGACGCCGCCCGCGGCCCGCTGGTCCTGCTCGACCTGGCCGTCCCGCGCGACGTCGAGGAGGGCGTCGCCGCGCTGCCCGGCGTCGAGGTGATCGACATCGACCGGATGGCGGGGATCCTCGCCGACGGTCCGGCCGCCGCCGACGCCGCCGAGGTGGCCCGGATCGTGGCCGGCGAGGTCGAGGGGTTCCTGAGCTGGCTGCGCGGCGCCGACGTCGCACCCACCGTGGCGGCCCTGCGCGGGCGCGCCGACGACGTGGTCACCGCCGAGCTGCGCCGGCTGGCCCAGCGCCGCCCCGACCTCACCGACGACCAGCGCGCCGAGGTCGCCCGCACCGTGCACCGGGTGGTGCAGCGGCTGCTGCACCAGCCCACCGTCCGGGTCCGCCAGCTCGCGGCCGAGCCCGGCGGCGACCAGTACGCCGCCCTGCTGCGCGAGCTGTTCGACCTCCAGGTGCCGCAGACCTCCCCGGTCGACACCGTTCCCGACGTGGTGGAGGCGGAGATCGTCATGCCGGCCGACACCACCCCGCCCACCGGAGGTGCGCGATGA